Proteins encoded within one genomic window of Halomonas sp. YLGW01:
- a CDS encoding ABC transporter permease — protein MDGLGSPRLAMARTALVTLLSHYRRHPGQLAMLLVGLWVASALWSGVQAINASARDSYDRAEALLSPTLERLERRDGAPLDYADFATLRRAGLPVSPLLEGTLTLAGGTRLDMLGIDPLSLPANGLGAASGATPGTASGTAPGTADGGVLGLLTPPGQARLAPETLAALEAAPGDRLLPESGARLPPLVIDAQLPPGTLVLEITSAADLLERGHRIDTLLLAPGATSPLPEAYRRVPAARTLSPGQLSESFHLNLTALGLLALVVGLLIVHAALGLALEQRLGLLRTLRALGVPGRTLVVLLAAELILLGLAGTLPGILAGLWLASVLLPDVAASLEALFSAPVGATLSLPWHFWAGSLAITLGGLATAGLGMLWRTARLDILTLGHARPSRANLRRRHRRQAGLAALAWLSALALWAWPTPPGTPRLITAFAMVALALAGSALSLPVLLGAALEGLKRALNATSPRATLIHWALADLQLQLPRLQLAMMALLLALSTNLGVAGMVGGFRLTFLDWLDQRLVADLYLRPPPATHDAWRDWLEARPDIATLLERREAETRLIRTDGERPVALQGITPDPALMESWPLLATLNDDRAAAWQSLREGEALINEQLAIATGLAPGDLLTLTSPGEPFTTRVVGIYPDYGNSRGEVTLTVERLITRFAAPPGSLGLVLEPGLATADEAALRQALTSPLPAAGEAPTPSLIDQRTLHRQARQVFERTFAVTRALTGLTLGVAALALFTGLLAQARERRARLAPLWALGLTRTTLLGVTLAQLGGLALATALLALPLGLALNWALIAEINVAAFGWRLPLHVFPAAWAQALGLAVLVALLAAALPAWRLWRAPPRQLLEEFAAS, from the coding sequence ATGGACGGGCTTGGCTCCCCTCGCCTGGCGATGGCGCGCACTGCGCTGGTCACGCTACTCTCCCACTACCGCCGCCACCCGGGCCAGCTGGCCATGCTGCTGGTCGGCCTGTGGGTGGCCAGCGCCCTGTGGAGTGGCGTGCAGGCGATCAATGCCTCGGCCCGGGACAGCTACGACCGGGCCGAGGCCCTGCTCTCCCCGACCCTCGAGCGCCTGGAACGCCGCGACGGCGCTCCCCTCGACTATGCCGACTTCGCCACTCTGCGCCGGGCCGGCCTGCCGGTCTCGCCGCTGCTCGAGGGCACGCTGACACTCGCCGGCGGAACGCGCCTCGACATGCTGGGCATCGACCCGCTGAGCCTGCCGGCGAATGGGCTGGGCGCAGCGTCTGGCGCGACACCCGGTACGGCATCCGGTACGGCACCCGGTACGGCCGACGGCGGCGTCCTCGGGCTGCTCACGCCTCCCGGCCAGGCCCGTCTCGCCCCCGAGACCCTGGCCGCCCTCGAGGCCGCCCCCGGAGACCGGCTCCTCCCCGAAAGCGGCGCGCGGCTGCCGCCGCTGGTCATCGACGCCCAGCTGCCCCCCGGCACCCTGGTGCTGGAGATCACCAGCGCAGCCGACCTGCTCGAACGCGGCCACCGAATCGATACCCTGCTGCTGGCTCCGGGGGCCACATCGCCACTACCCGAGGCCTATCGGCGGGTGCCCGCGGCCCGGACGTTGTCGCCCGGCCAGCTCAGCGAGAGCTTTCATCTCAACCTGACGGCCCTTGGGCTGCTGGCGCTGGTGGTGGGGCTTCTGATCGTGCATGCCGCCCTGGGTCTCGCCCTGGAGCAGCGTCTGGGGCTGTTGCGTACCCTGCGCGCCCTGGGTGTGCCGGGGCGTACCCTGGTCGTCCTGCTGGCGGCCGAGCTGATACTGCTGGGGCTGGCCGGCACCCTGCCCGGCATTCTCGCCGGACTGTGGCTGGCCAGCGTCCTCCTGCCGGACGTGGCGGCGAGCCTCGAGGCGCTCTTCTCGGCCCCAGTCGGGGCCACCCTGTCGCTGCCCTGGCATTTCTGGGCCGGCAGCCTCGCCATCACCCTGGGCGGCCTGGCGACCGCGGGCCTGGGGATGCTGTGGCGCACCGCTCGGCTGGATATTCTCACCCTCGGTCACGCCCGCCCTTCCCGCGCGAACCTTCGCCGCCGGCACAGGCGCCAGGCGGGGCTCGCCGCCCTGGCCTGGCTTTCGGCCCTGGCGCTGTGGGCCTGGCCGACGCCTCCCGGCACACCGCGCTTGATCACCGCTTTCGCCATGGTGGCGCTGGCGCTCGCCGGCAGCGCGCTGAGCCTGCCGGTGCTGCTGGGCGCGGCCCTCGAAGGCCTCAAACGGGCGCTGAACGCCACGTCTCCCAGAGCCACCCTGATCCACTGGGCGCTGGCCGACTTGCAACTGCAGCTGCCCCGATTGCAGCTCGCGATGATGGCGCTGCTGCTGGCGCTTTCCACCAACCTCGGCGTCGCCGGCATGGTCGGCGGCTTTCGCCTGACTTTCCTCGACTGGCTCGACCAGCGCCTGGTCGCCGATCTCTACCTGCGCCCGCCGCCGGCGACCCATGACGCCTGGCGCGACTGGCTCGAGGCGCGCCCTGACATCGCCACGCTGCTCGAGCGTCGCGAGGCCGAGACACGCCTGATCCGCACCGATGGCGAGCGTCCGGTGGCCCTGCAGGGCATCACGCCCGACCCGGCGCTGATGGAAAGCTGGCCGCTGCTGGCGACCCTGAACGACGACCGAGCGGCGGCCTGGCAGTCACTGCGCGAAGGCGAGGCGCTGATCAACGAGCAGCTGGCGATCGCCACCGGTCTGGCCCCGGGCGACCTGTTGACCCTCACAAGCCCCGGCGAGCCGTTCACCACTCGGGTGGTGGGCATCTACCCCGACTATGGCAACTCCCGGGGCGAGGTGACCCTGACGGTCGAGCGCCTGATCACCCGCTTCGCGGCCCCGCCAGGCTCGCTGGGTCTGGTGCTCGAGCCGGGGCTCGCGACGGCCGACGAGGCCGCCCTGCGCCAGGCACTGACCAGTCCTCTGCCGGCGGCGGGCGAGGCACCAACACCATCGCTGATCGACCAGCGCACCCTGCATCGTCAGGCCCGCCAGGTCTTCGAGCGCACCTTCGCCGTGACCCGGGCGCTGACCGGCCTGACGCTCGGCGTCGCCGCGCTCGCGCTCTTCACCGGCCTGCTCGCCCAGGCCCGGGAGCGCCGCGCCCGGCTGGCGCCGCTGTGGGCGCTGGGCCTGACCCGCACCACCCTGCTCGGTGTGACCCTCGCGCAGCTCGGCGGCCTGGCGCTGGCCACGGCGCTGCTGGCCCTGCCGCTGGGGCTGGCGCTGAACTGGGCCTTAATAGCCGAGATCAATGTCGCCGCCTTCGGCTGGCGACTGCCGCTGCATGTCTTCCCCGCGGCCTGGGCACAAGCCCTGGGGCTCGCCGTGCTAGTGGCCCTGCTGGCCGCGGCGCTGCCCGCCTGGCGGCTGTGGCGTGCGCCACCGCGTCAGTTGCTCGAGGAGTTCGCCGCCTCATGA
- a CDS encoding ABC transporter ATP-binding protein, with translation MARLALHDLSLAQGGRTVLEHVEGEFPDGAITALIGPNGAGKSTLIQGIMGLLKPSRGRIDCAVPKERRAWLPQQLALDLSFPMSVEELVMTGTWPSHGALKGYCGPHYRKAREVMARLGISHLAHRPLGELSGGQRQRALFGRTLMQEAELLLLDEPFANVDIDTIEVLTGVLREMARQGTTILVVLHDLDQLTRLADEVLLLADGHARWSTPKAVIDHRQSGLRAAMPLMPTYSTEASHARTAE, from the coding sequence ATGGCGCGCCTGGCCCTGCATGATCTAAGCCTCGCCCAGGGCGGCCGCACCGTGCTCGAGCACGTCGAGGGCGAGTTCCCGGACGGCGCCATCACGGCGCTGATCGGCCCCAATGGCGCCGGCAAGAGCACCCTGATCCAGGGCATCATGGGCCTGCTCAAGCCCAGCCGGGGGCGCATCGACTGCGCCGTGCCCAAGGAGCGCCGCGCCTGGCTTCCCCAGCAGCTGGCACTGGATCTGTCCTTCCCGATGAGTGTGGAAGAGCTGGTGATGACCGGAACCTGGCCAAGCCACGGGGCGCTCAAGGGCTACTGCGGCCCCCATTACCGCAAGGCCCGTGAGGTGATGGCGCGGCTGGGCATCTCGCACCTGGCGCACCGCCCGCTGGGCGAGCTGTCCGGTGGTCAGCGCCAGCGCGCCCTGTTCGGCCGCACCCTGATGCAGGAGGCGGAACTGCTGCTGCTCGACGAGCCCTTCGCCAACGTCGATATCGACACCATCGAGGTGCTGACCGGGGTGCTGCGCGAGATGGCCCGCCAGGGCACCACCATCCTGGTGGTGCTCCACGACCTGGACCAGCTGACCCGGCTCGCCGACGAGGTGCTGCTGCTGGCCGACGGCCATGCCCGCTGGAGCACACCCAAGGCCGTCATCGACCACCGCCAGAGCGGCCTACGCGCTGCCATGCCGCTCATGCCGACTTATTCCACGGAAGCGTCCCATGCTCGAACTGCTGAATAG
- the gloA gene encoding lactoylglutathione lyase, with protein sequence MSFTGEQHPGVQAPTAESQGFRLNHTMLRVKDPAKSLAFYTRVFGMRVLRKLDFEELGFSLYFLARLEDGDRVPENTGERTVWTFSQKGLLELTHNWGTEDQEDFAYHDGNAEPQGFGHICFSVPDLDAAEAWFDANEVEFIKRSDQGKMKDVVFVKDVDGYWIEIVEAARLASIGD encoded by the coding sequence ATGAGCTTTACCGGAGAACAGCATCCCGGCGTCCAGGCACCGACCGCCGAATCCCAGGGCTTTCGCCTCAACCACACCATGCTGCGGGTCAAGGATCCGGCGAAGTCGCTGGCCTTCTATACCCGGGTGTTCGGCATGCGCGTGCTGCGCAAGCTGGACTTCGAGGAGCTGGGTTTCTCGCTGTACTTCCTGGCGCGGCTCGAGGACGGCGACCGGGTGCCCGAGAATACCGGCGAGCGCACCGTCTGGACCTTCAGCCAGAAGGGCCTGCTCGAGCTGACCCACAACTGGGGCACCGAGGACCAGGAAGACTTCGCCTACCACGACGGCAACGCCGAGCCCCAGGGCTTCGGCCACATCTGCTTCTCGGTGCCGGACCTGGACGCCGCGGAGGCCTGGTTCGATGCCAACGAGGTCGAGTTCATCAAGCGCTCCGATCAGGGCAAGATGAAGGACGTGGTCTTCGTCAAGGACGTCGACGGCTACTGGATCGAGATCGTCGAGGCCGCGCGCCTGGCCAGCATCGGCGATTGA
- a CDS encoding ABC transporter ATP-binding protein encodes MLEMRDIRKAYATPQGPLSVLDGVDLTLAAGASLALMGESGSGKSTLLHLAAGLDTPDGGEITLDGQRLSTAREAERAALRRNRLGLVFQQFHLVPSLTVADNLTLQARLANREAPAWSQELLTRLGLAEMADRYPEQLSGGQQQRLAIGRALAGRPALLLADEPTGNLDETSAETVLTLLLELIRDSDCALLMVTHSARVASRLERRLSLSHGRLLVEEAR; translated from the coding sequence ATGCTCGAGATGCGCGATATCCGCAAGGCCTATGCCACCCCGCAGGGCCCCCTGTCGGTGCTCGACGGCGTCGACCTCACCCTCGCCGCCGGGGCGAGCCTGGCGCTGATGGGCGAGTCCGGCAGCGGCAAGTCGACCCTGCTGCACCTGGCCGCCGGCCTCGACACCCCCGATGGCGGCGAGATCACCCTCGATGGCCAGCGCCTCTCCACCGCCCGCGAGGCCGAGCGCGCCGCCCTGCGCCGCAACCGCCTGGGACTCGTGTTCCAGCAGTTCCATCTGGTGCCGAGCCTGACCGTCGCCGACAACCTGACCCTGCAGGCGCGGCTGGCAAACCGCGAGGCCCCGGCCTGGAGCCAGGAACTGCTCACGCGGCTGGGGCTTGCCGAGATGGCCGACCGCTACCCCGAACAGCTCTCCGGTGGCCAGCAACAGCGCCTCGCCATCGGCCGCGCCCTGGCCGGACGACCGGCGCTGCTGCTCGCAGATGAACCCACCGGCAACCTGGATGAGACCAGCGCCGAGACGGTACTGACGCTACTGCTGGAGCTTATCCGCGACAGCGACTGCGCGCTGCTGATGGTCACCCACAGCGCGCGGGTGGCGAGCCGCCTGGAGAGGCGGTTGAGCCTTTCCCATGGCCGGCTGCTGGTCGAGGAGGCCCGCTGA
- a CDS encoding zinc ABC transporter substrate-binding protein: protein MRHAFRLTLATAGLAAAVTSAPLQANEPIEVVASFSVLADMVERVGGEHVTVTSLVGPDSDPHMFSPSPTEARAVSRADLVVFNGLNYEGWMERLIEASDYDGARIVASEGIAALGHEPHQGHAGHDGHDDHEGHDHGPQDPHAWQDLTNAATYVANIRDGLIAADPAHEEAYRTNARAYGEAITALDEEIHALLAEVPADSSVITGHVAFEYFANAYGIRFLAPTGLSTEAEPSAADMARLIDVIREQGVSALFHESMTSTATLEQLAEETGLPIAGTLYSGSLAAEGEASSYLGMMRHNARVLHEALAQPGHHEAHDHGHEHDHHDH from the coding sequence ATGCGCCACGCCTTCCGACTGACCCTCGCCACCGCCGGCCTCGCCGCCGCCGTCACCAGCGCCCCGCTCCAGGCCAACGAGCCCATCGAGGTGGTCGCCAGCTTCAGCGTGCTCGCCGACATGGTCGAGCGGGTCGGCGGCGAACACGTCACGGTCACGTCCCTGGTCGGCCCCGACAGCGACCCGCACATGTTCTCGCCGAGCCCCACCGAGGCCCGCGCGGTCTCCCGGGCCGACCTGGTGGTCTTCAACGGCCTGAACTACGAGGGCTGGATGGAGCGCCTGATCGAGGCCAGCGACTACGACGGCGCCCGGATCGTGGCCAGCGAAGGCATCGCCGCGCTGGGCCATGAACCCCATCAGGGCCATGCAGGTCACGACGGTCACGACGACCATGAAGGTCACGACCATGGCCCTCAGGACCCCCACGCCTGGCAGGACCTGACCAACGCCGCCACCTATGTCGCCAACATCCGCGACGGCCTGATCGCCGCCGACCCGGCGCATGAAGAGGCCTACCGCACCAACGCCCGCGCCTATGGTGAGGCCATCACCGCCCTGGACGAGGAGATCCATGCCCTGCTGGCCGAGGTGCCCGCCGACAGCAGCGTGATCACCGGCCACGTCGCCTTCGAGTACTTCGCCAACGCCTACGGCATCCGCTTCCTGGCGCCCACCGGGCTCTCCACCGAGGCCGAGCCCTCGGCGGCCGACATGGCCCGGCTGATCGACGTCATTCGCGAGCAGGGCGTCAGCGCGCTGTTCCACGAGAGCATGACCAGCACCGCGACTCTCGAGCAGCTCGCCGAGGAGACCGGCCTGCCGATCGCCGGCACCCTCTATTCCGGCTCCCTGGCCGCCGAGGGCGAGGCCTCGAGCTATCTCGGCATGATGCGCCACAACGCCCGGGTGCTGCATGAGGCCCTGGCGCAGCCGGGACACCACGAGGCGCACGACCATGGACACGAGCACGATCACCACGACCACTGA
- a CDS encoding C40 family peptidase, whose protein sequence is MMPIASLFRHARHAPSRLRQARPRRRAALSLVLATVTLLAGCAGPRLATDDHAAGLSIERLLVLDQAREALGTPYRWGGASSGGLDCSGLVLVSYRAAGLRVPRTADAQYRALPPIEAARPGDLLFFGRGSRASHVGIYAGDGRMIHAPGRGRAVTTTALELDYWQERFLGAAAPAP, encoded by the coding sequence ATGATGCCCATCGCCTCGCTCTTCAGACACGCCCGGCACGCGCCGTCCCGGCTCCGCCAGGCACGGCCGCGGCGACGGGCGGCCCTGTCGCTCGTATTGGCGACCGTGACGCTGCTCGCCGGCTGCGCCGGCCCCAGGCTCGCCACCGATGATCATGCCGCCGGGCTTTCCATCGAGCGGCTGCTGGTGCTCGACCAGGCGCGAGAGGCCCTCGGCACCCCCTATCGCTGGGGCGGCGCCTCGTCCGGCGGACTCGACTGCTCGGGGCTGGTACTGGTCAGCTACCGCGCCGCGGGGCTCAGGGTGCCGCGCACCGCCGATGCCCAGTATCGGGCCCTGCCTCCCATCGAGGCCGCGCGCCCCGGGGATCTTCTGTTCTTCGGCCGCGGCAGCCGCGCCAGCCATGTGGGCATCTATGCCGGCGACGGCCGCATGATCCATGCGCCGGGGCGCGGGCGGGCGGTCACTACCACCGCCCTCGAGCTGGACTACTGGCAGGAGCGCTTCCTGGGCGCCGCCGCGCCGGCGCCCTGA
- a CDS encoding metal ABC transporter permease: protein MLELLNSLVLAPFDYGFMQRALVAGLALSLAAPALGVFLMLRGMSLIGDAMAHAILPGVALGFLLAGFSLPAMSLGGILSGLLVAGLAGSVSHMSGHREDSAMASFFLISLAGGVMLVSLGGSSVDLTHVLFGSILAVDSTALVLIAAISSLIVVVLAVVFRALVVECLDPLFLRGQGMAGGLVHGVFLGLVVLNLTAGFQTLGTLMAVGLMMLPATTARFWSKRLEGLIGLGILLAVFATSGGLLLSYHLELPSGPSIILLAGACYVLSALLGRHNSLLAKLRRRDAPLEPREAD, encoded by the coding sequence ATGCTCGAACTGCTGAATAGCCTCGTCCTCGCGCCCTTCGACTACGGCTTCATGCAGCGGGCGCTGGTCGCCGGCCTGGCGCTGTCACTGGCCGCGCCGGCGCTGGGGGTCTTCTTGATGCTGCGCGGCATGAGCCTGATCGGCGATGCCATGGCCCATGCCATCCTGCCCGGGGTGGCGCTCGGTTTTCTGCTGGCGGGCTTCTCGCTGCCGGCGATGAGCCTCGGCGGCATCCTCTCGGGCCTGCTGGTCGCCGGGCTCGCCGGCAGCGTCTCGCACATGAGCGGCCACCGGGAGGACTCGGCGATGGCCAGCTTCTTCCTGATCTCGCTGGCCGGCGGGGTGATGCTGGTGTCGCTGGGCGGCAGCAGCGTAGACCTGACTCATGTGCTGTTCGGCTCGATCCTCGCCGTGGACTCCACCGCCCTGGTGCTGATCGCCGCCATCAGCAGCCTGATCGTGGTGGTGCTGGCCGTCGTCTTCCGGGCCCTAGTGGTCGAGTGCCTTGACCCGCTGTTCCTGCGCGGCCAAGGCATGGCCGGCGGCCTGGTGCATGGCGTTTTCCTCGGCCTGGTGGTGCTCAACCTGACCGCCGGCTTCCAGACGTTGGGCACCCTGATGGCGGTAGGCCTGATGATGCTGCCGGCCACCACCGCGCGCTTCTGGTCGAAGCGCCTCGAGGGCCTGATCGGCCTGGGCATTCTGCTGGCCGTGTTCGCCACCAGTGGCGGGCTGCTGCTCTCCTATCACCTCGAGCTGCCCTCGGGACCGAGCATTATCCTGCTCGCCGGAGCCTGCTATGTGCTCTCGGCACTGCTTGGCCGCCATAACAGCCTGCTGGCGAAGCTGCGCCGCCGCGACGCCCCGCTGGAGCCGCGGGAGGCCGACTAG
- a CDS encoding DUF6482 family protein, with product MIAADASTHDYPAPETQFTITSLSHALAEGMSPIVEVISMDGIYSVRFHHANGMSSLVDAAGNVCTFKGTGEIRDLMSALGLTHGVLTWADQCGDEMIGVPSKAITAEEMLTYGTRIAFR from the coding sequence ATGATTGCCGCCGACGCTTCCACCCACGACTACCCCGCCCCCGAGACACAGTTCACCATCACCAGTCTCTCCCACGCCCTCGCCGAGGGCATGTCCCCGATCGTCGAGGTCATCTCCATGGACGGCATCTACTCGGTGCGCTTCCACCACGCCAACGGCATGTCGAGCCTGGTCGATGCTGCAGGCAACGTCTGCACCTTCAAGGGCACCGGCGAGATCCGCGACCTGATGAGCGCACTGGGCCTCACCCATGGCGTGCTGACCTGGGCCGATCAGTGCGGTGACGAGATGATCGGCGTTCCCAGCAAGGCCATCACCGCCGAGGAAATGCTGACCTACGGCACCCGTATCGCCTTTCGCTGA
- a CDS encoding ABC transporter substrate-binding protein — translation MNNANRPMTRILAGGLVAAPLALLPAVASAAESAEIRFATPSWPGVTVKTQLTAELLTALGYETSQQEVGATIAYEALNLGEVDAFMAAWLPAQGPMYEASIEKDTLVDLGNNVDGARLGLAVPRYVAEAGLTSLEDLDKDEFAEKLGREIYSIEVGSGMSETLNGGIDNDTYGLGDWTPVETSTPGMLSAVNNAINNNEWIVFAGWTPHWMNIEYDVVYLDDPQDMWGPNGGSSDVRTLLSKTYSESHPNATRLLDQVTFSADDQSAMIYEYSYNERDSEEVAIEWIKQHPERVEAFAEGVTTIDGEPAWPALQKAFGL, via the coding sequence TTGAACAATGCTAACCGTCCCATGACTCGCATCCTCGCCGGCGGCCTCGTGGCCGCTCCGCTGGCGCTGCTGCCGGCCGTCGCCTCCGCCGCCGAGAGCGCCGAGATCCGCTTCGCGACACCGTCCTGGCCGGGCGTCACCGTCAAGACTCAGCTCACCGCCGAGCTGCTCACCGCCCTGGGCTACGAGACCAGCCAGCAGGAAGTCGGTGCCACCATCGCCTATGAGGCCCTGAACCTGGGTGAGGTCGACGCCTTCATGGCGGCCTGGCTCCCTGCTCAGGGGCCGATGTACGAGGCCTCGATCGAGAAGGACACCCTGGTCGACCTGGGCAACAACGTCGATGGCGCGCGCCTCGGCCTGGCCGTGCCGCGCTACGTGGCCGAGGCCGGTCTGACGTCCCTCGAAGATCTGGACAAGGACGAGTTCGCCGAGAAGCTTGGCCGCGAGATCTACTCCATCGAGGTGGGCTCGGGCATGAGCGAGACCCTCAACGGTGGCATCGACAACGACACCTATGGCCTGGGTGACTGGACGCCGGTGGAGACCTCCACGCCGGGCATGCTGAGTGCCGTCAACAACGCCATCAACAACAACGAGTGGATCGTCTTCGCGGGTTGGACGCCGCACTGGATGAACATCGAATACGACGTGGTCTATCTCGATGATCCCCAGGACATGTGGGGGCCGAATGGCGGCAGCAGTGACGTCCGCACCCTGCTCAGCAAGACATACTCCGAGTCGCATCCCAATGCGACGCGCCTGCTCGATCAGGTGACCTTCAGCGCCGATGACCAGAGCGCCATGATCTACGAGTACAGCTATAACGAGCGTGATTCGGAGGAAGTCGCGATCGAGTGGATCAAACAGCACCCGGAGCGCGTCGAGGCCTTTGCCGAGGGCGTGACCACCATCGACGGCGAGCCGGCCTGGCCCGCCCTGCAGAAGGCCTTCGGCCTCTGA
- a CDS encoding lipocalin-like domain-containing protein produces the protein MSRYPPICHRGAKRVVRLSLVALLGLALGIGLLTSSFLRSPPGQDTGFAGLGRDAEGFAAARPGRGLRFPEDHGAHPAFRTEWWYLTANLRDEHGQALGVQWTLFRQALAPPAVREETREEASTTIATNPWASSQLWMAHAAVSRGPRHVVAERLASGAPEGLAGPAGVRAEPFSAWIDDWQLTGTAPADADALSQLSVTAKLNDSTGYRLTLSAEGPLVAHGEAGFSQKAVDGQGSYYYSQPFYRVDGQVTLNGATHRVSGRAWLDREWSSQLLGEAQLGWDWLSLHLADGAKLMAFRLRGGEPEGEGEGEGAHDYLSGSFITPDGTVTPLGPDALSLTPLSESAVADRRLPTRWRLEVPGQGLDLTIAAHHPERWMATRVPYWEGAVTVTTPDGQPAGEGYLEMTGY, from the coding sequence ATGAGCCGCTATCCGCCGATCTGCCACCGTGGTGCGAAACGCGTCGTACGCCTGAGCCTCGTCGCGCTGCTGGGGCTAGCCCTGGGGATCGGGCTGCTGACCTCATCGTTCCTGCGTTCGCCCCCAGGCCAGGACACCGGCTTCGCGGGCCTGGGTCGCGACGCCGAGGGCTTCGCCGCGGCAAGGCCCGGCCGGGGGCTACGCTTCCCCGAGGATCATGGCGCCCATCCCGCCTTTCGCACCGAATGGTGGTACCTCACCGCCAACCTGCGTGACGAGCACGGCCAGGCGCTTGGCGTGCAGTGGACGCTGTTTCGCCAGGCACTGGCGCCGCCTGCTGTTAGAGAAGAAACCCGCGAGGAGGCCAGCACGACGATCGCGACCAACCCCTGGGCCTCGAGCCAGCTGTGGATGGCTCACGCCGCCGTCTCCCGGGGCCCGCGCCATGTGGTCGCCGAGCGCCTGGCCAGCGGCGCGCCCGAGGGCCTCGCCGGCCCAGCGGGGGTGCGCGCTGAGCCCTTCTCGGCCTGGATCGACGACTGGCAGCTGACCGGCACGGCCCCCGCCGACGCCGATGCCCTGAGCCAGCTGAGCGTTACCGCCAAGCTGAATGACAGCACCGGCTATCGGCTGACGCTGAGCGCCGAGGGCCCGCTGGTCGCCCACGGCGAGGCCGGTTTCAGCCAGAAGGCCGTCGATGGCCAGGGCTCCTACTATTACAGCCAGCCCTTCTACCGGGTCGACGGCCAGGTGACCCTCAACGGCGCCACCCACCGCGTCAGCGGCCGCGCCTGGCTCGACCGGGAATGGAGCAGCCAGCTACTGGGGGAGGCCCAGCTGGGCTGGGACTGGCTCTCGCTGCACCTCGCCGATGGCGCCAAGCTGATGGCCTTTCGCCTGCGCGGCGGCGAGCCAGAGGGAGAGGGAGAGGGAGAGGGAGCGCACGATTACCTGTCCGGCAGCTTCATCACCCCGGACGGCACCGTCACGCCGCTCGGCCCAGACGCGCTTTCACTGACCCCGCTCAGCGAGAGCGCGGTAGCCGACCGGCGGCTGCCCACCCGCTGGCGTCTCGAGGTGCCAGGCCAGGGGCTCGACCTGACGATCGCGGCACATCATCCAGAGCGCTGGATGGCCACCCGGGTGCCCTACTGGGAGGGAGCGGTGACGGTGACGACTCCCGACGGCCAGCCCGCCGGAGAGGGCTACCTGGAGATGACCGGTTACTAG
- a CDS encoding peroxiredoxin yields MALQLGDIAPDFTQDSTDGPIHFHEWAGDNWVILFSHPKDFTPVCTTELGEVSRLKPEFDKRNVKAIGLSVDPLEDHKAWVGDIQETQGQALNFPLLADADRKVSDLYGMIHPNANDTLTVRSVFIIDPNKKLRLTLTYPASTGRNFDEILRVIDSLQLTDGYKVATPVNWRDGDDCIIVPAISNEEAKTLFPQGWDEQKPYLRVTKQPNKG; encoded by the coding sequence ATGGCCCTGCAACTTGGCGATATCGCCCCGGACTTCACCCAGGACAGCACCGATGGCCCGATCCACTTCCACGAGTGGGCCGGCGACAACTGGGTGATCCTGTTCTCGCACCCGAAGGACTTCACGCCGGTCTGCACCACCGAGCTTGGCGAGGTCTCGCGCCTCAAGCCCGAGTTCGACAAGCGTAACGTCAAGGCGATCGGCCTATCGGTGGATCCCCTCGAGGATCACAAGGCCTGGGTCGGCGACATCCAGGAGACTCAGGGGCAGGCGCTGAACTTCCCGCTGCTGGCCGATGCCGACCGCAAGGTCAGCGACCTGTACGGCATGATCCACCCCAACGCCAACGACACCCTGACGGTGCGCAGTGTCTTCATCATCGACCCCAACAAGAAGCTGCGCCTGACCCTAACCTACCCGGCCAGCACCGGGCGCAACTTCGACGAGATCCTGCGGGTGATCGACAGCCTGCAGCTGACCGACGGCTACAAGGTGGCCACGCCGGTCAACTGGCGCGACGGCGATGACTGCATCATCGTGCCCGCGATCAGCAACGAGGAGGCCAAGACCCTCTTCCCGCAGGGCTGGGATGAGCAGAAGCCCTACCTGCGCGTCACCAAGCAGCCCAACAAGGGCTGA